The following are from one region of the Pseudomonas putida genome:
- a CDS encoding acyl-CoA dehydrogenase family protein, producing MQDCAFRHWLDANAEAIDRGHCEPQLVLSQIAESQLLRVGVDPAQGGTGGQVTDAVEAIAAIASRSLAAAFVCWGQRAFIEYLLHSPNQPLRERLLPRLLTGELAGATGLSNAMKFLSGIEALQVRGRPAADGWQLEGRLHWVTNLRKSGFVVAAAIEDEGGGAPFVLAIPSDAQGLERSDDLQLMGLQSSNTAALAFHQVQLQRGWLLHENAREFLPRVRPAFLALQCGMAIGLARRALAEVQAHLHGRASFLDEACQVLSERLENTVSELKQGLLDGRFQQQPAALFKLRITLAESAADAVQLELQASGGKAYLSEYGEGFARRWRESAFVPIVTPSLVQLRAELQRQAGAA from the coding sequence ATGCAAGATTGTGCATTTCGACACTGGCTGGATGCCAATGCCGAGGCCATTGACCGCGGCCATTGCGAGCCGCAGCTGGTACTGTCGCAAATCGCCGAATCGCAGCTGTTGCGCGTCGGTGTCGACCCGGCCCAGGGCGGCACGGGCGGGCAAGTGACCGACGCGGTCGAGGCTATTGCCGCAATCGCCAGCCGCTCGCTGGCAGCGGCGTTTGTCTGCTGGGGCCAGCGCGCCTTCATCGAATACCTGTTGCACAGCCCCAACCAGCCCCTGCGCGAGCGCCTGCTGCCGCGCCTGCTGACTGGCGAACTGGCCGGTGCCACCGGGCTTTCCAACGCCATGAAGTTCCTCTCCGGCATCGAGGCCCTGCAGGTGCGCGGCCGCCCGGCAGCCGATGGCTGGCAGCTGGAAGGGCGCCTGCACTGGGTGACCAACCTGCGCAAAAGCGGTTTCGTGGTGGCTGCGGCCATCGAAGACGAAGGCGGTGGCGCCCCGTTCGTGCTGGCCATTCCGTCCGACGCACAGGGCCTGGAGCGCTCCGACGACCTGCAACTGATGGGGCTGCAATCGAGCAACACTGCGGCACTGGCCTTCCACCAGGTGCAATTGCAGCGTGGCTGGTTGCTGCATGAAAATGCCCGCGAGTTCCTTCCCCGGGTACGCCCGGCTTTTCTGGCGCTGCAGTGCGGCATGGCCATTGGCCTGGCGCGGCGGGCACTGGCGGAAGTGCAGGCACACCTGCATGGCCGTGCCTCGTTCCTCGACGAAGCCTGCCAGGTGCTCAGCGAGCGCCTTGAAAACACCGTGAGCGAGCTCAAGCAGGGCCTGCTCGATGGCCGCTTCCAGCAGCAACCGGCAGCCTTGTTCAAGCTGCGCATCACCCTGGCCGAAAGCGCTGCCGACGCCGTACAGCTGGAGTTGCAGGCCAGTGGTGGCAAGGCCTACCTCAGCGAGTACGGTGAAGGCTTTGCCCGCCGCTGGCGCGAGTCGGCCTTTGTCCCGATCGTCACGCCCAGCCTGGTGCAACTGCGCGCCGAACTGCAACGCCAGGCGGGCGCGGCATGA
- a CDS encoding ABC transporter ATP-binding protein encodes MSSVLLEARDISLGYPREGGWQAVLAQFDLQLAPGEVVTILGPSGVGKSSLLRVLAGLQQPRGGSVTLHGQPLQGPHPRLAVAFQDPSLLPWLNLEKNVAFGLDFARQPKLAAAERRARIDHAIAAVGLAHARGQYPAQLSGGMAQRTALARCLARQPEVLLLDEPFGALDEVTRADMQQLLLQLIATHNTAAVLITHDIDEALLLSDRVLLLGNHPAHTLGQWHIDLPQPRTQRVEELGVLRIEILKTLRRASRTVEPTLTPLPSEAVHVHG; translated from the coding sequence ATGAGCTCAGTGTTGCTCGAAGCCCGCGACATCAGCCTGGGCTACCCGCGCGAGGGTGGCTGGCAGGCGGTGCTGGCGCAGTTCGACCTGCAGCTGGCCCCCGGCGAAGTGGTGACCATCCTCGGCCCCAGCGGGGTCGGCAAGTCCAGCCTGCTGCGGGTACTGGCCGGCCTGCAGCAGCCCCGTGGTGGCAGCGTGACCCTGCACGGCCAGCCGTTGCAAGGGCCGCACCCACGCCTGGCGGTGGCCTTCCAGGACCCGAGCCTGTTGCCCTGGTTGAACCTGGAGAAGAACGTCGCCTTCGGCCTGGACTTCGCCCGCCAGCCAAAACTTGCCGCTGCCGAACGGCGCGCGCGCATCGACCATGCGATTGCCGCCGTGGGCCTGGCCCATGCCCGCGGCCAGTACCCGGCGCAGTTGTCCGGTGGCATGGCCCAGCGCACCGCGCTGGCGCGCTGCCTGGCCCGCCAGCCCGAAGTGCTGTTGCTCGACGAGCCGTTCGGCGCGCTGGATGAAGTGACCCGGGCCGACATGCAGCAACTGCTGCTGCAACTGATCGCCACCCACAACACGGCGGCGGTATTGATCACCCACGATATCGACGAAGCCCTGCTGCTGTCCGACCGGGTACTGCTACTGGGCAACCACCCAGCGCACACCCTCGGCCAGTGGCACATCGACCTGCCGCAACCACGGACGCAGCGGGTCGAGGAGCTGGGCGTCTTGCGCATCGAAATCCTCAAAACCCTTCGGCGGGCAAGCCGCACAGTCGAACCTACCCTAACCCCGTTGCCCTCGGAGGCTGTCCATGTGCATGGATGA
- a CDS encoding carboxymuconolactone decarboxylase family protein gives MSSRITLHTLQSAPEAARPFLENAQKNSGFIPNLLGVLANAPAALETYVTVSALNGKSELSLAEREVVQLIAATQHGCDFCVAGHTAVALNKAKLPQEVVDALRARGELPDARYETLAAFAREVIATRGNVSDANYQAFRAAGFTEGNALEVILGVSLATLCNFANVFAQTPLNDELGKYRWQPSA, from the coding sequence ATGTCCTCGCGTATTACTTTACACACGCTGCAGAGTGCCCCGGAAGCGGCCCGCCCGTTCCTCGAGAACGCCCAGAAGAATTCCGGCTTCATCCCCAACCTGCTGGGCGTGCTGGCCAATGCCCCGGCGGCACTGGAAACCTACGTGACCGTTTCGGCACTCAACGGCAAATCCGAACTGAGCCTGGCCGAACGTGAAGTGGTGCAGTTGATTGCCGCCACCCAGCATGGCTGCGACTTCTGCGTGGCCGGCCACACGGCCGTGGCCCTGAACAAGGCCAAGCTGCCGCAGGAGGTGGTCGATGCCTTGCGTGCCCGTGGCGAGCTGCCCGACGCCCGATACGAAACCCTGGCCGCGTTCGCCCGCGAAGTCATCGCCACCCGTGGCAATGTCAGCGATGCCAATTACCAGGCCTTCCGCGCGGCCGGCTTCACTGAAGGTAACGCTCTGGAGGTGATTCTGGGCGTGAGCCTCGCAACCCTGTGCAACTTTGCTAATGTGTTCGCCCAGACGCCGCTCAATGACGAGCTTGGCAAGTACCGCTGGCAGCCTTCTGCCTAG
- a CDS encoding AraC family transcriptional regulator: MISSSHLVDWLLEGLELDASLFHVGRYCGGWHASTQGMGRASFHLVVQGHCWLHIDGQPKAVRLKAGDAVFLLRDLGYRLASDQDPASACTQPRQHMQALDADAIDGVGLVCGFFHFRPGLSALIVDGLADWILLRADEPAGHAARALFELILEECRRAAGPSQTLLERLTHLLFLYVLRQQVHAGQSLGGLVALARQPAFAGLLERLIEQPGHAWTLESMAACTGLSRSAFFKRFNELAGQSPGQVLLALRMRHASQLLQAGHTVEQVGAQVGYQSVAAFTRAFAKAVGVQPGAYRRQHEGR; encoded by the coding sequence ATGATTTCGTCCAGCCATCTTGTCGATTGGTTATTAGAAGGCCTGGAGCTCGATGCCAGTCTGTTCCATGTGGGCCGCTACTGTGGTGGCTGGCACGCCAGCACACAAGGCATGGGCCGGGCCAGCTTCCACCTGGTGGTACAGGGGCATTGCTGGCTACACATCGATGGCCAGCCCAAGGCAGTGCGCCTGAAGGCCGGCGATGCGGTGTTCCTGTTGCGCGACCTCGGCTATCGCCTGGCCAGCGACCAGGACCCGGCCAGCGCCTGCACCCAGCCGCGCCAGCACATGCAGGCCCTGGACGCCGACGCGATCGATGGCGTGGGGCTGGTATGTGGTTTCTTCCACTTCAGGCCGGGCTTGTCGGCGCTGATCGTTGACGGCCTGGCCGACTGGATTCTGTTGCGCGCCGATGAACCGGCCGGCCATGCAGCGCGGGCGTTGTTCGAGCTGATCCTGGAGGAATGCCGGCGCGCCGCCGGGCCGTCACAGACGTTGCTGGAGCGGCTGACGCACTTGTTGTTCCTGTATGTGCTCCGCCAGCAGGTGCATGCCGGGCAGTCATTGGGCGGGCTGGTCGCCCTCGCCCGGCAACCGGCGTTTGCCGGGCTGCTGGAACGGTTGATCGAGCAACCGGGGCACGCGTGGACGCTGGAAAGCATGGCCGCCTGCACCGGGTTGTCGCGCTCGGCGTTTTTCAAGCGGTTCAATGAACTGGCCGGACAGTCGCCTGGGCAAGTACTGCTGGCGTTGCGCATGCGCCATGCCAGCCAGTTGCTGCAGGCGGGGCATACCGTGGAGCAGGTGGGGGCGCAGGTGGGGTATCAATCAGTAGCGGCGTTTACCCGGGCGTTTGCCAAAGCGGTGGGGGTGCAGCCGGGGGCATATCGGCGGCAGCATGAAGGGCGCTGA